The sequence TGCAAACGAATAATATTTGGCAATGGCATCAAGTAACTTTATTAACATTGATCTTATTTTTAGAGGTGACTGATCCACACTTAATTTACACTGTCAAGTCAAGGAACAGCAACAGCCATTACACACTAAATTATATTAAACATGGggactgtgtttttctcctgcATTATGGTTATTTGGAGATTGGAGCTTtattacattttccatttggCTTAAGTTTGGTATTACAGAATAAATCTTCAGCAAATCTCAGATGCAttcatagttttgttttcacacaggtGTAATTCTTCAGTTTAATCCCAGTGCTTGCCTTCCATTGAATGTAGGCCCAGATAAAAAGCAGTTATATAAAATGCTGTTATTGCTACTAGTGCCAGTGCTGACGGCTAGCTTAGCTGTGTACTGTATGTCGCTGAAAGGTCCTGGCTTTTTAAGGATAATTAATAATAACTGACATACCCCTCACAGGTTGAtgtatagacacacacacacacacacacacacacatacatagacacacCCAATCTGTGTGGTGCCACAGGATCAGAGCATTCAACAGAAAGGCTGAATATAGTCAttaggagagaaaagagagttGACTTCTCTGACTGGAATACATCATAACATCTTACTCCGGCTCTCACTTTCCCATATTCGCTCCTTTCATTTCCATGTCTTATTTGCCCATGTCAGTGTATATATATCCAGTGGTGGTGAACTTCAGTCCTATATGAACAGcgctctgcctctctctctctctctctctctcacacacacacaaccaattTCACTGCCTCCTTTCTCCCTTGTGACTCCTCTGAACAATGTGTGTATTGATTTGTGTGGTCAATCAGCTGTCCTGCTTAGCCTCCAGCAAGCCCTCTGCAACCCTAAAATGTGcactgagagaaacacacatacacatacagatgCACATGTGAAGTGCTTAGAGTGCTTCTGAACTCTGTAGGACATTGACAAGAGTAGGTAAAGAGAAGGATCTATGATGAGAGACCTTACACATTCCTCCGGTGTTCTCTGCACCCTCCAATATAATTCAAGGCCTATAGTCACAAAAATGCACTTAGATGAGAGATATACATGTATTAGAAGATTCTCAACACAAATGCTTGATTGATAACACTGTGTCTATCTGTCATGTATCTACTTCTTTTCAATACCAGTTTTCCATACATTAATTCCCCTGCGTGTGCAGcacacagtttcaaaaatattatCCAACTCCTCTTTGTCAAGTATTTTTGACAACTGTGCATGTAGAGCATGGACGAggacagcagaaacaggaaggatGAGGGAGTGGAGAAGAGCAGGAGGGAAtagaggaagaaacaaaactcCTCTGTCTCTGAGGCCTTTGCTGCGATGGGAGGGACCAGGGGACAGGGAGTAGAGAATTAGATATGATATCTATTTATATCTGCACTCTGTGTaggagaagtttaaagctgtaTTCCAAATCAAAGTCAGACAGGAACATTATGCTGCCTAATCCCTTACTAGTCGGATCAGGTACAGTTGGTTTAAAAACACGGATAAGCTAAGCCAAATTCACCTCTCTCTGAGTCGCCCTGTGAGGACAAGGCAATGGCTTATCAGGCTGAAATCTACATAGAAGATAATGCTACATAGGGTAGATCATATAGTTTGCTTGCCCTATAAACATTGTGAAGACTGAGTaagaagctttttatttttaatgagaagTCAATGATTAGCACAATGCCATGTTTGTCTTGAGaatcttgtgtttttgatgttttttagGTCAATAGCAGCTAGCATCAAAATCATCATCTGCTCTAGTTTCATGCTTTTGATGTTAACTGGGTCTGttacacaaatgaataaatattttttaaatatttttgtttgtttgtccctCTTCTCAATCCCCTTCTGCCTTTCAACCTCCTCTTTACATTATCTCTCTCATCACCATTCCCTCTTTTCCCACCTCCCCTCTGTGTGTCCTTTCCTTGCTTGTACCAGAGATGGACATGGGGCTGCCAGGTGAGGGTGACAGTAGTATAAATGCCCTGTGTTGCCAGATCAACACCTCTTTCACCAAGCCATCAGATGAGCTTTTCTCCAACCCTTCTTTGTCTGCAAATGGCCCTCCAGCTTGCACTATGCCCCCCGTTTTACCTCCGCCACCTGCAGCTATGCAGGGTAAGCATCAGATCTGTAAAGtaatttagattttgttttaatcattgcACAGTGCTGAAGAAATTATGACACTAGTTCTAATTTGTTCCTCCAGCTACTTCTTCCTGGGTGCAGCCAGAGCCTTCActccactctcctcctccagtttcAGCAGCGATGCAGTTCCAGAGTGGACACAAGCGCACACCCTCCGAGGCTGAGAGATGGCTGGAAGAGGTCTCGAAGGCTGTCAAGGCTCAACAGACACCACCCCCAGGACCCACCATCCCCACCATTCCTGGGCCACCCTCCATGTCAAGTCAGCAGATGTCCTGTCAGGCAGCCATTTCAGCTGCACAAGTGTCTTCTGTTCCCATGCCCCTTGGAACCATGTCCAAACCTCTCATCTCAGGCTCTTCTGCTCTCTCAAGTCAGGCACCGATGCCCCTCCCACCCATGTCAATATCATCCGTTCCTCTAATACCAGGCCCTCCAGTGTCAGGCCCCCCTATGTCTTTGCCTTCAATGTCTATTCCCACTATGTCTGGTCCAAGCATGTCAGGGGCCCCCATGATCCAACCTTCCCTCCCTGGACCTCCAGGCTCCCTTCCAAGCTCCATGCAGCCCTTCCCTTTGGCTTTCGATGCAACTCCAGCCCCTGTTGGAATGTTTGCCAGTCAGCCTGTCCAACCGGGATTTGTGCCCATGCAGACCTACATGCCAGGCCTGGCCAGCAGTATGACCTATCCCAACGCCAGCGTGCCTGTGGTAGGCATCACACCATCGCAAATGGTGGCTAATGTCTTCTGCACTGCTACAGGCTCATCTGGTGCGGGTGGGGCCATGGGCTCAGCCGGGGGAGGACCCAAAGTGGGGGCCCTTGGAACAGTTGGGCAGCACCATTCTCACGCAGGAGCACCTGGTGTGGTCGGACACACTGGAGGGTTTACCACACCACCATTCTCTTCCAATCCACCGGTATCAACAGCCATTAATGGGATCCCACTGCACAGCAGCATCATGATGGACCTCCAGAATGGGACCTCCAGCACTGGCAGTAATGGTGGCAGTAGTAGCAGCTGGCCGCCAGAGGGCAGCCAGCTTACAGTTTCAGCAGCCAGTGATGCCCAAGATGATGATCGTTTTGAGGCCAAGTGGGCAGCACTGGAGGCCAAACCAGCACCTCAGCAGCCTGGGAATAAGgcaccagctgcagcagctaaTCCATTTTCCAACAATCTTCAAAAAACTTTTGAGATTGAGCTTTAACTCAGAGTTGGCCACCCAAAGCTGTATCTCTGGACGGAGAAGGCCGGGCGCTAATTCCAGCGTTGCTCTTATAGCATGCTGGTCCTTAAAGTTAGTCTAGCATCTGACTTGTGGCAGCCTAGCAACTTGCTAAAAGCTCTCAAGGGAGTCAATGTTATAATGAtcttaatttctttatttttaattcccACGAGAGATTGGGAGCAAGTTGGCAGATTGCTGGGCTGCCATTGGAGGATCAGGTCTCTAGCTCACTAGACTTGATGAACTGAATCCTTCCACTCCACCCAGTACCCATTTCTTGTCCCTGCTTTACTTCTCCACTCTGGCTTTACTTTACCTGCAGCAAGTCCCTAGATGTACTGTGTGTGCCACCCAGAGAACATTGTGCGGGGGCACAGCTTAGtggtttctttctttaaagGGGGACTCCACTCAGATCCATTCCAAACCCatgagatgtttgtttttttgtctggtgGATATCTTGGTGGATATGGCTACAAATtgtgaagaaaagcagagaagtgATTTGTTGACTTCTGATCAGACTGTTGCTGATCTTAACCAAGCACAGCAAAGGTTTGGATACCTGAAAGGACTAGCCAATGATGTAAGACCCGGCCCTACCAACTCAAAAAGGACTTAATGACTAATAGTAGAGATGTATGgccaaaattattttatttattgtatttcttttttctcattttaacaaGTTATATATacttaaaaatcaaatttttaaaGCAGCTTTTCAGGAGAATTTTCATCCcctatatttatatttgttgaaCTGCAAAGAGGAGGGAAACTACAGGTAGCAAACAGGTAACTGGTGTGACtgggcagcagcagagagaaactgagTCATGTAACAGGAACCAAATAGCAAGGGCTGACAGTATAGTTGTGTTTAGTGCAACATGTGAGACAGTAAGTGTATATAGTGGCATGTTTCTTCCaccccatagccctcacataTATACACTCCACTGCTGGGGAAGTTAATTAAGTCATTGTGGCTTCACTTTGGCTCTGTAGGTAATTTCTTTTGCTGAAGGGTTACTGGGACATGAAATATCGCTTCAGGATAttcagcacacagacactctgGACAATACAGCACAACAGTCCTCTGGACTCCATCTTCTCACGACAAATCCAAGGAACTTCAACAACtcagtggaaacaaaaacactctaCAACACTGTGCAACTGGTTGAAAAAATGATGCACTGCATTCCAACATTCATAGATCCTTTAATGTGTTGAAACACAGGGTATAGTCTCATCACATATTGAGTAATTGTGTAATCTCCTTTATTACTGCTGTTTAAGTTGCAGTGGTACTTCACTCTTATCAGATTTTGGGACTGGTGATTAGAGgtgaaaagagaagaggaacaTGAGCAGACGCACTGAGGCATGGCAAATAAAagaactgagagaaaaatattatttatttctgatgCAAAATAATTAAAGTCAATTGAGTGACCGATTAAGGAAGAAAGATTATAGAACAGGAAAAGAATAGATTGctagaggaaagaagaaagacttACTTGAATGTGAGAGACCGAAGGAGAGAATGGAGTTATATCTTTCAAAAATGAAGTGGAGGAAGTCTGAAGAGCGGAAAATGGggtatgaaaaaaaagaatatattgAGAACAAAGACATATTCATCACGTAGCCCACAATGTGAGTACTGTCTGCTGTTGTTACACCTTTTTGTCTCAAGGCCAAGCCATTTCAGCATTGTGTTCCTCATCTCCTAAAACCTCccaaacaacacatttgatcacattttttaaaaatattgcttGTTGTATAATTACAGtctcaaaaacaagatttttccTAAGTACATGCAACTCCCTATAGAGTTCAAACTTCAGTAATGTCAACAaagctttctgtgttttaacttGCAGTTTCTGGCATGATTCATAAAAGTTCAGGTCTGTTCAAGAGGATGTAACATTACAAAGTAGAAATGTTCTGTATAGAAGGGCTTTTCCATGTGATGTGTCGCGAACCTTTGATTTCTGTATGTTCTGTAGAAACTCTAATCTGACCAGAGATGCTGCTGTGGATATGGACTGCCACTGATTAGGTTTCCTGCTCATTAACTTCTCACAGTTTGTTTAGCTTATTGTGTCTCTTCCTGTGGCAGTGACCTTGTTTGATAGGCTGCCTTCTTAGAGAACTTAAATTTATGTGCCACCAGCCTAATTTATACCATCTCGGGTCCTCCCAGGGTTTTGTCCTTCGTTTCTGGACAAATCAATATTTCTTAACCgccaaacaaatgcaaatggatTTCTCGACCCGCCTCTCTCTACGAGACAAGACTGATTCATTCATGAAACTTCTGTTTCattgaaaacatattttagccCTTGACTCTTATTTGCACGCCCTCCAAATTATATATGTAGGTTAATTGTGTTCAGCGTTAAAGCAAACTAAATGACCTCATAAACTTGATTGTAAAACCATAGTTTAGTGATGGTAACAAAGCAAACCagtggaatttatttttaatctttatttacagaatttttgtatttaaacCTACATATTTGTATTGTAATTACATTGTACAAAAGATAAATAAAGTAATATAATATTACTCCTGCTCATGTCTTGTAGGTGGTGGATTTTCAGGTTTTGATAAGCAActactttttttgtcttttccatcaTTCCTCTTCTGACTTGTCAGTTCTTTAAATTAATTGCCATCATGTGTCCTGTAGGCC comes from Scatophagus argus isolate fScaArg1 chromosome 5, fScaArg1.pri, whole genome shotgun sequence and encodes:
- the numbl gene encoding numb-like protein isoform X2; the protein is MNKLRQSLRRKKPTYVPEASRPHQWQADEEAVRKGKCNFPVRYLGLVEVEESRGMHVCEEAVKKLKVSGKKTVKAVLWVSADGLRVVDDKTKDLIVDQTIEKVSFCAPDRNYDKAFSYICRDGTTRRWMCHCFMALKDSGERLSHAVGCAFAACLERKQRREKECGVTASFDASRTSFVREGSFRANSSCSQQGSSSERDDKLPDKKKDQPSTIPALPPGTASPPEGAASPMERPEPGGPHAIPRRHAPIEQLVRQGSFRGFPALSQKNSPFKRQLSLRLNDLPSTLQRKTDFEAKNPEMDMGLPGEGDSSINALCCQINTSFTKPSDELFSNPSLSANGPPACTMPPVLPPPPAAMQATSSWVQPEPSLHSPPPVSAAMQFQSGHKRTPSEAERWLEEVSKAVKAQQTPPPGPTIPTIPGPPSMSSQQMSCQAAISAAQVSSVPMPLGTMSKPLISGSSALSSQAPMPLPPMSISSVPLIPGPPVSGPPMSLPSMSIPTMSGPSMSGAPMIQPSLPGPPGSLPSSMQPFPLAFDATPAPVGMFASQPVQPGFVPMQTYMPGLASSMTYPNASVPVVGITPSQMVANVFCTATGSSGAGGAMGSAGGGPKVGALGTVGQHHSHAGAPGVVGHTGGFTTPPFSSNPPVSTAINGIPLHSSIMMDLQNGTSSTGSNGGSSSSWPPEGSQLTVSAASDAQDDDRFEAKWAALEAKPAPQQPGNKAPAAAANPFSNNLQKTFEIEL
- the numbl gene encoding numb-like protein isoform X1; the protein is MSSCGDMGEAIELSTREHVTPEMNKLRQSLRRKKPTYVPEASRPHQWQADEEAVRKGKCNFPVRYLGLVEVEESRGMHVCEEAVKKLKVSGKKTVKAVLWVSADGLRVVDDKTKDLIVDQTIEKVSFCAPDRNYDKAFSYICRDGTTRRWMCHCFMALKDSGERLSHAVGCAFAACLERKQRREKECGVTASFDASRTSFVREGSFRANSSCSQQGSSSERDDKLPDKKKDQPSTIPALPPGTASPPEGAASPMERPEPGGPHAIPRRHAPIEQLVRQGSFRGFPALSQKNSPFKRQLSLRLNDLPSTLQRKTDFEAKNPEMDMGLPGEGDSSINALCCQINTSFTKPSDELFSNPSLSANGPPACTMPPVLPPPPAAMQATSSWVQPEPSLHSPPPVSAAMQFQSGHKRTPSEAERWLEEVSKAVKAQQTPPPGPTIPTIPGPPSMSSQQMSCQAAISAAQVSSVPMPLGTMSKPLISGSSALSSQAPMPLPPMSISSVPLIPGPPVSGPPMSLPSMSIPTMSGPSMSGAPMIQPSLPGPPGSLPSSMQPFPLAFDATPAPVGMFASQPVQPGFVPMQTYMPGLASSMTYPNASVPVVGITPSQMVANVFCTATGSSGAGGAMGSAGGGPKVGALGTVGQHHSHAGAPGVVGHTGGFTTPPFSSNPPVSTAINGIPLHSSIMMDLQNGTSSTGSNGGSSSSWPPEGSQLTVSAASDAQDDDRFEAKWAALEAKPAPQQPGNKAPAAAANPFSNNLQKTFEIEL